From Solwaraspora sp. WMMD1047, the proteins below share one genomic window:
- a CDS encoding alpha/beta hydrolase, translated as MTGTRSPVAGGGQPLVGGGQPLVGGGQPLVGGGQQVGPYQRLWAADPGSWRAAGSAWRAVLEVVDRRRAELRAAGARLLAGWSGPAGRAAGARLAGPTAVLALGRPAFIEIDQVLAEFAAALTRARALLAAAVEAADAAGVLVDRHGRVSRAPTAGPVARDAGPDAGHAVRAVAARIAAALTLAETADRTAAGRLTVLAAAARAGWTEHAGRAGRPGGDADPAGGPAAPGGAGSLRPPGGAEPADVRRWWDGLTAAQRRWLVAHEPTLVGRTDGVPADARDQANRLLLAERGPGALAERGAALADRLGSDSGQRAYLLALDQAGDGRAVLAIGNPDRADHVVSYVPGMQADLPGIGAELIRVDRLAEQCAVEAPGRASAAVLWLDYDAPDFVDEAASDSRARDAGPALHRFQEGLRASNDGPPAGQTVVGYSYGALVVGTAARDHGLAADQVVLLGAPGVGVDRADGLGLPAGQVWAGTARDDPIQYAALAPGELLERLAVGVFAPLAGPLAFGQPAEDLWFGRNPADAAFGAGRIPTGPGGHAGYWTPGGPALAGVAEVATRP; from the coding sequence GTGACCGGCACCCGATCGCCCGTGGCCGGCGGCGGGCAGCCCTTGGTCGGCGGCGGGCAGCCCTTGGTCGGCGGCGGGCAGCCCTTGGTCGGCGGCGGGCAGCAGGTCGGTCCGTACCAGCGGCTCTGGGCCGCCGACCCGGGCTCGTGGCGGGCGGCGGGGTCGGCCTGGCGGGCGGTGCTGGAGGTGGTCGACCGGCGGCGCGCGGAGCTGCGTGCCGCCGGTGCGCGGTTGCTCGCTGGCTGGTCCGGCCCGGCCGGGCGGGCCGCCGGCGCCCGGTTGGCCGGCCCCACCGCCGTGCTGGCACTCGGCCGTCCGGCGTTCATCGAGATCGACCAGGTGCTGGCCGAGTTCGCGGCAGCCCTGACCAGGGCGCGAGCCCTGCTGGCCGCGGCGGTCGAGGCGGCCGACGCGGCGGGGGTGCTGGTGGACCGGCACGGCCGGGTGTCCCGGGCACCGACGGCCGGGCCGGTGGCCCGCGACGCCGGGCCGGACGCCGGCCACGCGGTGCGGGCGGTCGCGGCTCGAATCGCGGCGGCGTTGACGCTGGCCGAGACCGCCGACCGGACGGCCGCCGGCCGGTTGACCGTCCTGGCCGCAGCCGCACGGGCAGGCTGGACGGAGCACGCCGGTCGCGCTGGTCGCCCGGGTGGCGACGCGGACCCGGCCGGCGGTCCCGCCGCCCCGGGCGGTGCCGGATCGCTGCGGCCGCCGGGCGGCGCCGAGCCCGCCGACGTGCGGCGCTGGTGGGACGGGCTGACGGCGGCGCAGCGCCGGTGGCTGGTGGCGCACGAGCCGACGCTTGTCGGGCGGACCGACGGCGTCCCGGCCGACGCGCGTGACCAGGCCAACCGGCTGCTGTTGGCCGAGCGGGGGCCTGGTGCGTTGGCCGAGCGGGGAGCCGCGCTGGCCGACCGGCTCGGCAGCGACTCCGGGCAGCGCGCCTACCTGCTCGCCCTCGACCAGGCCGGGGACGGCCGGGCGGTCCTGGCGATCGGCAACCCGGACCGGGCCGACCATGTGGTCAGCTATGTGCCTGGCATGCAGGCCGACCTGCCCGGCATCGGGGCCGAGCTGATCCGCGTCGACCGGCTGGCCGAGCAGTGCGCCGTCGAGGCGCCGGGGCGCGCGAGCGCCGCCGTGCTCTGGCTCGACTACGACGCTCCGGACTTTGTCGACGAGGCGGCCAGCGACTCCCGTGCCCGCGACGCCGGGCCGGCCCTGCACCGGTTCCAGGAAGGGCTGCGGGCCAGCAACGACGGGCCGCCGGCCGGGCAGACGGTGGTCGGCTACAGCTACGGCGCGCTGGTGGTCGGGACCGCCGCCCGCGACCACGGTCTCGCTGCCGACCAGGTGGTGCTGCTCGGCGCCCCCGGGGTCGGCGTGGACCGGGCCGACGGGTTGGGCCTGCCGGCCGGGCAGGTCTGGGCCGGTACCGCCCGCGACGACCCGATCCAGTACGCCGCGCTGGCCCCGGGTGAGCTGCTGGAGCGGCTCGCCGTCGGGGTGTTCGCCCCGCTGGCCGGCCCGCTGGCCTTCGGCCAGCCGGCCGAGGACCTCTGGTTCGGCCGCAACCCGGCCGATGCGGCGTTCGGTGCCGGGCGGATTCCGACCGGACCGGGTGGCCACGCCGGCTACTGGACACCCGGCGGCCCGGCCCTGGCCGGCGTGGCCGAGGTGGCTACTCGACCGTGA
- a CDS encoding pyridoxal phosphate-dependent aminotransferase, whose product MDIEADPLVRRMRPFGTTIFAEMSALAVRTGAVNLGQGFPDTDGPPEMLASAAEALMSGQNQYPPGPGIPALRAAVAAHQRRFWGLDYDPEREVLITAGATEAIAAAILGLAEPGDEVVCFEPYYDSYAASIALAGAVRRPVTLRPSAGGRYVFDPAELRAAFGPRTRLVLLNSPHNPTGKVFDRAELTMIAELCQEYDAYAVTDEVYEHLVFTDASSGHLPLAGLPGMRGRTLRISSAGKTFSCTGWKIGWASGPAALVTATMRVKQFLTYVNGAPLQPAVAVALGLPDDYYTGFRDGLQARRDQLTAGLADAGFDVLPSEGTYFVTADITGLGGRDGVEFCRTLPQRCGVVAVPTQVFYDDAGAGRRLVRFAFCKRPEVLADAVARLRAGGTHRG is encoded by the coding sequence ATGGACATCGAGGCCGATCCGCTGGTACGCCGGATGCGCCCGTTCGGCACCACCATCTTCGCCGAGATGTCGGCGTTGGCGGTCCGCACCGGCGCGGTCAACCTGGGGCAGGGCTTCCCGGACACCGACGGACCACCGGAGATGCTGGCGTCCGCCGCCGAGGCGCTGATGAGCGGGCAGAACCAGTATCCGCCCGGACCGGGGATCCCGGCGTTGCGGGCCGCGGTGGCCGCCCACCAGCGTCGGTTCTGGGGTCTGGACTACGACCCGGAGCGAGAGGTGCTGATCACGGCCGGGGCGACCGAGGCGATCGCCGCCGCGATCCTCGGGCTCGCCGAGCCGGGTGACGAGGTGGTCTGCTTCGAGCCCTACTACGACTCGTACGCGGCCTCGATCGCGCTGGCCGGTGCGGTCCGCCGGCCGGTCACGCTGCGGCCCTCGGCCGGCGGCAGGTACGTCTTCGACCCGGCCGAGCTGCGCGCCGCGTTCGGGCCGCGCACCCGGCTGGTGCTGCTCAACTCCCCACACAACCCGACCGGGAAGGTCTTCGACCGGGCGGAACTCACTATGATCGCCGAGCTCTGCCAGGAGTACGACGCCTACGCGGTCACCGACGAGGTCTACGAGCACCTGGTCTTCACCGACGCGTCGAGCGGGCATCTGCCGCTCGCCGGCCTGCCCGGGATGCGGGGCCGGACGCTGCGCATCTCGTCGGCCGGCAAGACCTTCTCCTGCACCGGCTGGAAGATCGGCTGGGCGAGCGGCCCGGCCGCCCTGGTCACCGCCACGATGCGGGTCAAACAGTTCCTCACCTACGTCAACGGCGCGCCGCTGCAACCGGCGGTGGCGGTGGCGCTGGGCCTGCCCGACGACTACTACACCGGTTTCCGGGACGGGCTGCAGGCCCGCCGGGACCAGCTCACGGCCGGGCTGGCCGACGCCGGGTTCGACGTGCTGCCGTCCGAGGGCACCTACTTCGTCACGGCAGACATCACCGGCCTCGGCGGCCGCGACGGAGTGGAGTTCTGCCGGACCCTGCCGCAGCGGTGCGGGGTGGTGGCGGTGCCGACCCAGGTCTTCTACGACGACGCGGGGGCCGGCCGCCGGCTGGTCCGGTTCGCGTTCTGCAAGCGACCCGAGGTGCTGGCCGATGCGGTCGCCCGGCTCCGCGCCGGCGGTACCCACCGCGGCTGA
- the glmS gene encoding glutamine--fructose-6-phosphate transaminase (isomerizing) codes for MCGIVGYAGARPALDIVVDGLRRLEYRGYDSAGVAIVCDDELLTEKKAGKLANLEKTLAERAGGGTADPGAGPLGIAAGSTGIGHTRWATHGGPTDRNAHPHRSVDGRVAVIHNGIIENFAKLRAELEDGGIEFGSDTDTECVAHLLAAELDRMRADGQPAGPPLLAAAMRAVCRRLEGAFTLLAVDAALPGVVVGARRNSPLVVGRGTGENFLASDVSAFIEHTREAVELGQDQVVLITADEVSITDFDGAPAAGKDFHIDWDASAAEKGGYDWFMLKEIAEQPQAIADTLLGRLTDSGEIMLDEVRLTDQDLRDVDKVFIVACGTAYHSGLVAKYAIEHWTRIPCEVELASEFRYRDPVLDRSTLIVVISQSGETMDTLMALRHAKEQKARVLAICNTNGSTIPRESDAVLYTHGGPEVAVASTKAFLTQLVACYLIGLHLAQVRGIKYADEVAAVVAQLQEMPDKLRTLLTAMEPVRQLAQDLRSAPTVLFIGRHVGYPVALEGALKLKELAYMHAEGFAAGELKHGPIALIEQGTPVVCVVPSPAGRGMLHDKIVSNIQEVRARGARTIVIAEEGDRAVLPYADHLIAVPRTPTLLAPLVTTIPLQVLAAEISAARGYDVDQPRNLAKSVTVE; via the coding sequence ATGTGTGGAATCGTGGGTTACGCCGGCGCTCGCCCGGCACTGGACATCGTCGTCGACGGGCTCCGGCGGTTGGAGTACCGCGGCTACGACTCGGCCGGCGTCGCCATCGTCTGCGACGACGAGCTGCTCACCGAGAAGAAGGCCGGCAAGCTGGCCAACCTCGAGAAGACGTTGGCCGAGCGGGCCGGCGGCGGCACGGCCGATCCGGGCGCCGGTCCGCTCGGCATCGCGGCCGGTAGCACCGGCATCGGGCACACCCGGTGGGCCACCCACGGCGGTCCGACCGACCGCAACGCCCACCCGCACCGGTCCGTCGACGGCCGGGTGGCCGTGATCCACAACGGGATCATCGAGAACTTCGCCAAGCTCCGCGCGGAACTGGAGGACGGCGGGATCGAGTTCGGCAGCGACACCGACACCGAGTGCGTCGCGCACCTGCTCGCCGCCGAGTTGGACCGGATGCGTGCCGACGGGCAGCCGGCCGGTCCGCCGCTGCTGGCCGCCGCGATGCGGGCCGTCTGCCGACGGTTGGAGGGCGCGTTCACCCTGCTCGCGGTCGACGCGGCGCTGCCCGGCGTGGTGGTCGGGGCGCGCCGCAACTCGCCGCTCGTGGTCGGCCGGGGCACCGGGGAGAACTTCCTGGCCAGCGACGTTTCCGCGTTCATCGAGCACACCCGGGAGGCGGTGGAGCTGGGGCAGGACCAGGTCGTGCTGATCACCGCCGACGAGGTGTCGATCACCGACTTCGACGGAGCGCCGGCGGCCGGCAAGGACTTCCACATCGACTGGGACGCCTCGGCCGCCGAGAAGGGCGGCTACGACTGGTTCATGCTCAAGGAGATCGCCGAGCAGCCGCAGGCCATCGCCGACACCCTGCTCGGCCGGCTGACCGACAGCGGCGAGATCATGCTCGACGAGGTCCGCCTCACCGACCAGGATCTGCGTGACGTCGACAAGGTCTTCATCGTCGCCTGCGGCACCGCCTACCACTCCGGCCTGGTCGCCAAGTACGCCATCGAACACTGGACCCGGATTCCGTGCGAGGTGGAGCTGGCCAGCGAGTTCCGGTACCGGGATCCGGTGCTGGACCGGTCCACCCTGATCGTGGTCATCTCGCAGTCCGGCGAGACCATGGACACCCTGATGGCGCTGCGGCACGCCAAGGAGCAGAAGGCCCGGGTGCTGGCGATCTGCAACACCAACGGCTCGACCATCCCGCGCGAGTCGGACGCCGTTCTCTACACCCACGGCGGCCCCGAGGTCGCGGTCGCCTCCACGAAGGCGTTCCTGACCCAGTTGGTGGCGTGCTACCTGATCGGTCTGCATCTGGCTCAGGTCCGCGGGATCAAGTACGCCGACGAGGTGGCCGCCGTCGTCGCCCAACTGCAGGAGATGCCCGACAAGCTGCGTACCCTGCTGACCGCGATGGAGCCGGTCCGGCAGCTGGCCCAGGATCTCCGGTCCGCGCCGACCGTGCTCTTCATCGGCCGGCACGTCGGCTACCCGGTCGCCCTGGAGGGCGCCCTCAAGCTCAAGGAACTCGCGTACATGCACGCGGAGGGGTTCGCCGCCGGTGAGCTGAAGCACGGCCCGATCGCGCTTATCGAGCAGGGCACGCCGGTGGTCTGCGTGGTGCCGTCGCCGGCCGGCCGCGGCATGCTGCACGACAAGATCGTGTCGAACATCCAGGAGGTACGCGCCCGGGGCGCCCGGACGATCGTGATCGCCGAGGAGGGGGACCGGGCGGTGCTGCCGTACGCCGACCACCTGATCGCCGTGCCCCGTACGCCGACCCTGCTGGCGCCGCTGGTGACCACCATCCCGCTGCAGGTCCTGGCGGCCGAGATCTCGGCGGCCCGGGGCTATGACGTGGACCAGCCGCGCAACCTGGCCAAGTCGGTCACGGTCGAATAG
- the tsaE gene encoding tRNA (adenosine(37)-N6)-threonylcarbamoyltransferase complex ATPase subunit type 1 TsaE codes for MRELSTVEQTRDFGERLAGLLRGGDLLVLTGPLGAGKTALTQGIGAGLGVLGAVTSPTFVIARVHRPDGARGGRVPLVHADAYRLGGAADPRAEIDDLDLDASIEEAVTVVEWGEGMVEQLADAHLRIRIDRRDDDTRVVELVPVGGDWSDRLASFSA; via the coding sequence ATGCGTGAACTGTCCACGGTGGAGCAGACCCGGGACTTCGGTGAACGGTTGGCCGGCCTGCTGCGCGGCGGTGACCTGCTGGTGCTGACCGGCCCGCTGGGCGCGGGGAAGACCGCCCTGACCCAGGGGATCGGGGCCGGGCTCGGTGTGCTCGGCGCGGTCACCTCGCCCACCTTCGTGATCGCCCGGGTGCACCGCCCGGACGGGGCACGGGGCGGGCGGGTGCCGCTGGTGCACGCGGACGCGTACCGGCTGGGAGGGGCCGCCGACCCGCGGGCCGAGATCGACGACCTCGACCTGGACGCCTCGATCGAGGAGGCGGTCACCGTCGTCGAGTGGGGCGAGGGGATGGTGGAGCAGTTGGCCGACGCACACCTGCGGATCCGGATCGACCGTCGGGACGACGATACGAGAGTGGTCGAGTTGGTGCCGGTGGGCGGCGATTGGTCAGACCGGCTCGCTAGTTTCTCCGCATGA
- a CDS encoding MmpS family transport accessory protein — MSDSSPPPPSEPPASGPGPSYEPPPPGPSYEPSAPTPSYEPPTVPYEAGPAYQPGYPPPGDAGYPPSGYPPQPGYPPPPGYPPPPGYPPPPGYPPPPGYPPYQPGQPAPGGSKPSGSGGANRAVLFIVLGVVLVLLLCAGACVAGYAFLRDTAESVERAVAEATSSPTSPPRATEPSPSGRQPLLPPGSGGPVTVVYEVTGDGPASVTYVDDSGLPKQALNVELPWRTEVTMQNQALIMLIALRTEAGDGSIGCRLTVDGREVAKTDASGGFATVDCTSIGGN, encoded by the coding sequence ATGAGCGACTCGTCACCCCCGCCACCGTCCGAGCCGCCCGCCTCCGGACCCGGCCCGTCGTACGAGCCGCCGCCGCCGGGCCCGTCGTACGAGCCGTCGGCACCCACCCCGTCGTACGAGCCGCCGACCGTTCCCTATGAGGCGGGTCCCGCCTACCAACCGGGATACCCGCCCCCGGGCGACGCCGGCTACCCGCCATCCGGCTACCCGCCACAACCCGGTTATCCGCCACCGCCCGGTTATCCACCACCGCCCGGTTATCCACCACCACCCGGCTACCCGCCGCCGCCCGGCTATCCGCCGTACCAGCCCGGCCAGCCGGCGCCCGGCGGGTCCAAGCCGTCCGGGTCGGGCGGCGCAAACCGGGCGGTGCTGTTCATCGTGCTCGGCGTGGTTCTGGTGCTGCTGCTCTGCGCCGGCGCCTGCGTGGCCGGTTACGCCTTCCTGCGCGACACCGCCGAGTCGGTCGAGCGGGCCGTCGCCGAGGCGACCAGCTCCCCGACCAGCCCGCCACGGGCCACCGAGCCGTCACCGTCGGGTCGCCAACCGCTGCTGCCGCCGGGCTCCGGCGGGCCGGTGACCGTGGTCTACGAGGTGACCGGCGACGGCCCAGCCTCGGTCACCTATGTGGACGATTCCGGGCTGCCCAAGCAGGCCCTCAACGTCGAGTTGCCGTGGCGGACCGAGGTGACCATGCAGAACCAGGCCCTGATCATGCTGATCGCGCTGCGCACCGAGGCCGGCGACGGTTCGATCGGCTGCCGGCTCACCGTCGACGGTCGCGAGGTCGCCAAGACGGACGCCAGCGGCGGGTTCGCCACGGTCGACTGCACCAGCATCGGCGGAAACTGA
- a CDS encoding type VII secretion target: MRDDLVVSTDVLRRAAGELTGIAYRLGHGLAGVPGLTVPTPGWATAEALATVESAVHGWLGEVGGDLAELATAARTAADEYDDADQRAARRLSGAAR, encoded by the coding sequence ATGCGGGACGATCTCGTGGTAAGCACCGATGTGCTGCGCCGGGCCGCCGGTGAGCTGACCGGCATCGCCTACCGGCTCGGCCACGGCCTGGCCGGGGTGCCCGGCCTGACCGTGCCGACGCCGGGCTGGGCCACGGCCGAGGCGTTGGCCACGGTCGAGTCCGCAGTGCACGGCTGGCTCGGCGAGGTCGGCGGCGACCTGGCTGAGCTGGCCACCGCCGCGCGGACCGCCGCCGACGAGTACGACGACGCGGACCAACGGGCCGCCCGACGGCTCTCCGGGGCCGCCCGGTGA
- a CDS encoding alpha/beta hydrolase, with the protein MVRQTRSWSPTARAAGIFGAVAGVAAAGVAAALAAERALVRHSKKAVGDPYVDEIFGDQPYDESYLVETADGTDIHVEVVHPAGPADSARPTIVFVHGFCLDMGTFHFQRKVLAERGADRLVLYDQPGHGRSGRLESGEYELRALGETLRAVIDRTVPAGPLILVGHSMGGMTIMALAEQYPELFTDRVAGAVLMATSGGMLGETKFGLPAIIARAGTPLLPVVNSATKLSGGVIDRARRASANLAWLLTRRYGFGEGNPSPALVSYVEEMNSRTSTETVARYLRTLYTHARYPALAALRETPTLVVVGDRDLITPVSHSEEIVRRLPGAEFVKVANSGHVVMLEHADQVNAALLDFLDRLTPPSPHSSGESDA; encoded by the coding sequence CTGGTCCGGCAGACCCGGTCGTGGTCGCCGACCGCCCGCGCCGCCGGCATCTTCGGCGCGGTCGCCGGGGTGGCGGCGGCCGGGGTGGCCGCCGCGCTGGCGGCGGAGCGAGCCCTGGTCCGGCACTCGAAGAAGGCGGTCGGTGATCCGTACGTCGACGAGATCTTCGGCGACCAGCCGTACGACGAGTCGTACCTGGTCGAGACGGCGGACGGCACCGACATCCACGTCGAGGTGGTGCACCCGGCCGGGCCGGCCGATTCGGCGCGGCCCACCATCGTCTTCGTGCACGGTTTCTGCCTCGACATGGGCACCTTCCACTTCCAGCGCAAGGTGCTCGCCGAGCGCGGCGCGGACCGGCTGGTCCTCTACGACCAGCCGGGGCACGGCCGGTCCGGCCGGCTGGAGTCCGGCGAGTACGAGTTGCGCGCGCTCGGCGAGACGCTGCGGGCGGTGATCGACCGGACGGTGCCGGCCGGGCCGCTGATCCTGGTCGGCCACTCGATGGGCGGGATGACCATCATGGCGCTGGCCGAGCAGTACCCGGAACTGTTCACCGACCGGGTGGCCGGGGCGGTGCTGATGGCCACCTCGGGCGGGATGCTCGGAGAGACCAAGTTCGGGCTGCCGGCGATCATCGCCCGGGCCGGCACCCCGCTGCTGCCGGTGGTCAACAGCGCCACCAAGCTTTCCGGCGGTGTGATCGACCGGGCCCGTCGGGCCTCGGCGAACCTGGCCTGGCTGTTGACCCGCCGGTACGGCTTCGGGGAGGGCAACCCCAGTCCGGCGCTGGTCTCCTATGTGGAGGAGATGAACTCGCGCACCTCCACCGAGACGGTGGCCCGCTATCTGCGTACCCTCTACACGCACGCCCGTTACCCGGCGCTGGCCGCGCTCCGGGAGACCCCGACGCTTGTCGTCGTCGGCGACCGGGACCTGATCACACCGGTCAGCCACTCCGAGGAGATCGTCCGCCGGCTGCCGGGCGCCGAGTTCGTCAAGGTGGCCAACAGTGGACATGTGGTGATGCTGGAACACGCCGACCAGGTGAACGCCGCGCTGCTCGACTTCCTGGACAGACTCACCCCGCCCTCGCCACACTCGTCGGGTGAATCCGATGCGTGA
- the alr gene encoding alanine racemase — translation MWQAEVRIDLDAIRENVSRLRSGTSAELMAVVKGDGYGHGMLPVARAALEAGASWLGVCTLDEALTLRRAGITAPVLAWLLVPGLPLHEGVAAGVDLSAASVAQVAEMVAAGETAGRPAAVHLKIDTGLSRGGATAADWPELVEAAAKAQADGLVEVVGVWSHFVYADAPGHPTIDRQLAAFQEGVAVAERAGLRPRLRHLANSAATLTRPDTHFDLVRAGIAVYGLSPVPGQQHGLRPAMTARARVMLTKRVPAGTGVSYGHTYTTDRETTLAVVPLGYADGVPRHASGTGPVRLAGRTRTIAGRVCMDQIVLDCGDDPVAAGEVATLFGDGADGGPTADDWAAAVGTINYEIVTRFGGPRVPRVYDGETRDHGEAA, via the coding sequence ATGTGGCAGGCCGAGGTGCGGATCGATCTCGACGCGATCCGGGAGAACGTCAGCCGGCTGCGGTCCGGCACGAGCGCCGAGCTGATGGCGGTGGTCAAGGGCGACGGTTACGGCCACGGCATGCTGCCGGTCGCCCGGGCCGCGCTGGAGGCCGGCGCGAGCTGGCTCGGTGTCTGCACCCTGGACGAGGCGCTGACCCTGCGCCGGGCCGGGATCACCGCGCCGGTGCTGGCCTGGCTGCTCGTGCCCGGCCTGCCGCTGCACGAGGGAGTCGCCGCCGGGGTCGACCTGAGTGCGGCGAGCGTGGCCCAGGTCGCCGAGATGGTGGCCGCGGGCGAGACCGCCGGCCGGCCGGCCGCCGTCCACCTGAAAATCGACACCGGGTTGTCCCGGGGCGGCGCCACTGCCGCCGACTGGCCCGAGCTGGTCGAGGCCGCCGCGAAGGCCCAGGCCGACGGACTGGTCGAGGTGGTCGGCGTGTGGAGCCATTTCGTGTACGCCGACGCGCCCGGCCACCCCACCATCGACCGCCAACTCGCCGCCTTCCAGGAGGGGGTGGCGGTGGCCGAGCGGGCCGGGCTGCGGCCCCGGCTGCGGCACCTGGCCAACTCGGCCGCCACCCTGACCCGCCCCGACACCCACTTCGACCTGGTCCGGGCGGGCATCGCCGTCTACGGGCTGTCGCCGGTGCCGGGGCAGCAGCACGGGCTGCGTCCGGCGATGACCGCGCGGGCCCGGGTGATGCTCACCAAGCGGGTGCCGGCCGGCACCGGTGTCTCGTACGGGCACACCTACACCACCGACCGGGAGACCACGCTGGCCGTGGTGCCGCTCGGCTACGCCGACGGGGTGCCCCGGCACGCCTCCGGCACCGGACCGGTCCGGCTGGCCGGCCGCACCCGCACCATCGCCGGCCGGGTCTGCATGGACCAGATCGTGCTCGACTGCGGGGACGACCCGGTCGCCGCCGGCGAGGTCGCCACCCTCTTCGGCGACGGCGCGGACGGCGGGCCGACCGCCGACGACTGGGCGGCCGCGGTGGGCACGATCAACTACGAGATCGTCACCCGGTTCGGCGGCCCCCGGGTGCCCCGGGTCTACGACGGGGAGACCCGGGACCACGGGGAGGCGGCGTGA
- a CDS encoding NAD(P)H-hydrate dehydratase, with protein MRPAWRVADVRAAERELMATLPPDTLMQRAAAGLARRCALLLTGTGGVYGASVLLLVGSGDNGGDALYAGARLADRGAAVTALLLAPDRAHRAGLAALTAAGGRVVDRQPARVDLVMDGIVGIGGTGGLREPAARVVAGLTELCDRSGGRPPVVAVDVPSGVEVDTGDVPDANGAGPSAVTADLTVTFGCLKPALAVGPAAALAGEVELVDIGLRPWLRGTPALRVTEWDDVASWWPRPGAASEKYSRGVLGIATGSATYPGAAVLSVGGAAAGPAGLLRYAGGARAEVLHHHPSVIATDRAADAGRVQAWVCGSGIGTDDAAAAELRRVLAAPVPVVLDADALTLLVDGRMAEQLRGRAAPIVITPHDREFNRLCGEPPGTDRAASALRLAAWMNAVVLLKGDRTVIATPDGRVTVNPTGTPALATGGTGDVLAGLLGSLLAAGLAPDRAAAAAAYLHGLAGREAARHGPVTSADVAAALRPVIAQLG; from the coding sequence ATGAGGCCGGCCTGGCGCGTCGCCGACGTCCGCGCGGCGGAACGGGAGCTGATGGCCACCCTGCCGCCCGACACGCTGATGCAGCGGGCCGCCGCCGGCCTGGCCCGTCGCTGCGCGCTGCTGCTGACCGGGACCGGCGGCGTCTACGGGGCCAGCGTCCTGCTCCTCGTCGGCTCCGGCGACAACGGCGGGGACGCGCTCTACGCCGGCGCCCGACTCGCCGACCGGGGCGCCGCGGTCACCGCCCTGCTGCTGGCGCCGGACCGGGCGCACCGGGCCGGGCTGGCGGCGCTGACCGCCGCCGGTGGCCGGGTCGTGGACCGGCAGCCGGCCCGGGTGGACCTGGTGATGGACGGCATCGTCGGGATCGGCGGCACGGGTGGGCTGCGTGAGCCGGCCGCCCGGGTGGTCGCCGGCCTGACCGAGCTGTGCGACCGGAGCGGCGGGCGACCGCCGGTGGTGGCGGTGGACGTACCCAGCGGTGTCGAGGTGGACACCGGTGACGTGCCGGACGCGAACGGCGCCGGGCCGAGCGCGGTCACCGCCGACCTGACCGTCACCTTCGGCTGCCTCAAGCCGGCGCTGGCGGTCGGCCCGGCCGCCGCCCTGGCCGGCGAGGTGGAGCTGGTCGACATCGGTCTGCGCCCGTGGCTGCGCGGCACGCCTGCGTTGCGGGTGACCGAATGGGACGACGTGGCGAGCTGGTGGCCCCGCCCCGGCGCGGCATCCGAGAAGTACAGCCGAGGGGTGCTCGGCATCGCCACCGGCTCGGCCACCTACCCCGGGGCGGCGGTGCTGTCGGTGGGCGGCGCGGCGGCCGGCCCCGCCGGCCTGCTCCGCTATGCCGGCGGCGCCCGGGCCGAGGTGCTGCACCACCATCCGTCGGTGATCGCCACCGACCGGGCCGCCGACGCCGGCCGGGTACAGGCCTGGGTCTGCGGCTCCGGAATCGGCACCGACGACGCCGCGGCGGCCGAGCTGCGCCGGGTGCTGGCCGCGCCGGTACCGGTCGTCCTCGACGCCGACGCGCTGACCCTGCTGGTCGACGGCCGGATGGCCGAGCAGCTGCGGGGAAGGGCCGCGCCGATCGTGATCACCCCGCACGACCGGGAGTTCAACCGGCTCTGCGGAGAGCCGCCGGGCACCGACCGGGCCGCCTCCGCGCTCCGGCTGGCCGCCTGGATGAACGCGGTGGTCCTGCTCAAGGGGGACCGGACAGTGATCGCCACCCCGGACGGCCGGGTCACCGTCAACCCGACCGGTACCCCGGCCCTGGCCACCGGCGGCACCGGCGACGTGCTGGCCGGCCTGCTCGGCTCGCTGCTCGCCGCCGGCCTGGCACCGGACCGGGCGGCCGCCGCGGCGGCGTACCTGCACGGCCTGGCCGGCCGGGAGGCGGCCCGGCACGGCCCGGTGACCTCGGCCGACGTGGCGGCCGCGCTGCGCCCGGTGATCGCCCAGCTGGGCTGA